The DNA region TAATTCGCAAAGAGATTGCTCTCCTTCGATGTATTTCAGAGAACGATTTATAGCGCGGAAAAGCTTCGACAAGTGCGATAGCACCCATGGAAAAAAGCTCTTCTCGAAGCTCTGCTCTGTGGCTAGACTTAAAAGAGAACTTATTGGCATATCGCTCTACGATTTTTAGAAATTGAACAAATTCCTCAGCGTCTTGATCTTCAATCTCTTTGGGCACATCAAGACCCAGCTCTACGACCCCACAGAGGTTTCCTCTTTTTTCATCTGTGGGTATCGGAGCATGCTTAATATTTTCAGTTTCATCTCTGGTTTGATGTAGTCCGCGTTTAGCGGGAA from bacterium includes:
- a CDS encoding sigma-70 family RNA polymerase sigma factor; its protein translation is PAKRGLHQTRDETENIKHAPIPTDEKRGNLCGVVELGLDVPKEIEDQDAEEFVQFLKIVERYANKFSFKSSHRAELREELFSMGAIALVEAFPRYKSFSEIHRRRAISLRIRGEMLDYLASRGKKPEALELFEGKFTGSKRSGPEYCHILMEIRRKLERGFEELNLQERAILKNFLTGQVPEEISKISASSRSKIKQKAFKKLRKYVSLHFELNELLDFIAE